In the genome of Stegostoma tigrinum isolate sSteTig4 chromosome 29, sSteTig4.hap1, whole genome shotgun sequence, one region contains:
- the LOC125465246 gene encoding sodium-dependent phosphate transport protein 2B-like, producing the protein MPPFNSNSIHSEEFSFGDSAKIDPTPATFSENVITVADPVQLEDDGVKEEVAEIEEDDPWTLPQLQNQGPQWSDLDRVGKMKHVIKRIIMAVLLIAFLYAFVCSLDVLSSAFQLVGGKAAGDIFGDNTILANPIAGLMLGVLVTILVQSSSTSSSIVVSMVSSGLLSVEASIPIIMGVNVGTSVTSTLVSLAQSGERNEFRRAFAGSAVHGIFNWMTVIVLLPIEIGTGFLYQVSKVCIKSFNIQSGETAPDILKVITEPFTHLIIQLDKSVISAIATGEAGARNRSLIRKWCKFNKLTVLKNITVTNQTECEVLHCFQTGNATIALKNNTETENLQLCDHIFVNTTLSDTAVGFILLVASLFVLCVCLVLIVKLLNSALKGKMAQVMKKVFNTDFPYPFGWLNGYLAILVGAVMTFILQSSSVFTSAIVPLIGIGVISLKRAYPLCLGSNIGTTTTAILAALASPAEQLGNAVQVALIHLFFNLAGILIWYCIPHMRIPIQLAKVFGNVTARYRWFPIMYLLLSFILIPGTLFGLSMAGWIVLGAIAGPILIIVILVVIINVIQKKCPQILPSKLRSWDFLPLWMHSFSPLDRVLTACCAHCCCQCCRPITDNSQKSITDQPQKHAPSKESHCYDNTVNIESAHL; encoded by the exons AGAATGTGATAACAGTAGCTGATCCTGTCCAACTGGAGGATGATGGTGTGAAGGAGGAGGTAGCGGAGATAGAGGAGGATGATCCATGGACACTCCCCCAGCTCCAGAACCAGGGGCCCCAATGGAGCG ATTTGGATCGAGTTGGGAAGATGAAGCATGTCATCAAAAGGATCATCATGGCTGTTCTTCTCATTGCTTTTCTTTATGCCTTTGTTTGTTCTCTTGATGTCCTCAGTTCAGCATTTCAACTCGTTGGAG GGAAGGCGGCCGGTGATATATTTGGGGATAACACAATTCTGGCCAACCCCATCGCTGGCCTTATGCTGGGGGTGCTGGTGACCATCCTGGTACAGAgttccagcacctcctcttccaTCGTGGTTAGCATGGTCTCTTCGGGCT TGCTCAGTGTCGAGGCTTCAATTCCCATTATCATGGGGGTTAACGTAGGAACATCAGTGACCAGCACATTGGTATCCTTAGCTCAGTCTGGAGAACGTAATGAGTTCAGGAG GGCCTTTGCAGGTTCAGCGGTACATGGCATATTTAACTGGATGACAGTGATCGTTCTCCTTCCAATTGAGATTGGCACTGGCTTTCTGTACCAAGTCAGCAAGGTCTGCATCAAAAGCTTCAACATTCAGTCAGGAGAGACTGCACCAGACATCCTGAAAGTCATCACAGAGCCCTTTACCCACCTAATCATTCAG TTGGATAAGTCAGTGATTTCAGCCATTGCCACTGGAGAAGCAGGGGCCAGGAATAGGAGTCTCATCCGGAAGTGGTGCAAATTTAACAAACTAACG GTTTTGAAAAATATAACAGTGACAAATCAGACTGAGTGTGAGGTTTTACACTGCTTTCAAACAGGGAATGCGACAATCGCACTGAAAAACAACACAGAGACTGAGAACCTGCAGTTGT GTGACCATATATTTGTGAACACAACCCTCTCTGATACGGCAGTTGGGTTCATTCTGCTTGTAGCATCATTGTTTGTTCTGTGTGTCTGCCTTGTCCTCATTGTAAAGCTACTGAATTCAGCTCTAAAGGGAAAGATGGCACAAGTGATGAAAAAAGTATTCAATACAG ACTTCCCCTATCCCTTCGGTTGGCTGAATGGGTATTTGGCGATTTTAGTTGGTGCTGTCATGACTTTCATTCTTCAGAGCAGCTCAGTGTTCACATCAGCGATTGTCCCACTTATAG GGATCGGTGTGATCAGTCTGAAGAGGGCATATCCCCTGTGTTTGGGGTCAAATATTGGAACAACAACCACAGCAATACTGGCAGCCCTGGCGAGCCCAGCCGAACAACTGGGCAATGCTGTACAG GTTGCCCTCATCCATCTGTTTTTTAACTTGGCTGGAATTCTCATCTGGTATTGTATTCCACACATGCGAATCCCGATCCAGTTGGCCAAGGTGTTTGGGAATGTTACTGCTCGCTATCGTTGGTTTCCCATCATGTACTTGCTGCTCAGTTTCATCCTGATCCCAGGGACTCTCTTTGGGTTGTCCATGGCAGGTTGGATAGTGCTAGGAGCCATTGCTGGGCCCATCCTCATCATCGTCATCCTTGTTGTCATCATCAACGTCATCCAAAAGAAATGCCCCCAAATTCTGCCCTCGAAGCTGCGGTCCTGGGACTTCCTACCCCTCTGGATGCACTCTTTCAGCCCACTGGACAGAGTCCTGACAGCTTGCTGTGCCCACTGCTGTTGTCAATGTTGTCGGCCAATTACAGACAATTCCCAGAAGTCCATAACAGACCAGCCCCAGAAACACGCTCCATCAAAGGAAAGCCACTGCTATGATAACACAGTGAACATAGAAAGTGCACATCTGTGA